A window of Streptomyces armeniacus contains these coding sequences:
- a CDS encoding DNA repair helicase XPB: MSCLIVQSDKTLLLEVDHEQADACRRAIAPFAELERAPEHIHTYRVTPLGLWNARAAGHDAEQVVDALVEFSRYPVPHALLVDVAETMARYGRLTLSKHPVHGLVLESSDRPVLEEVLRSKKIQPLVGPRIDPDSVAVHPSERGQIKQALLKLGWPAEDLAGYVDGEAHRIALDEDGWALRPYQTQAVEGFWHGGSGVVVLPCGAGKTLVGAGAMARAQATTLILVTNTVAARQWKHELVRRTSLTEDEIGEYSGTRKEIRPVTIATYQVLTTRRKGVYPHLELFDSRDWGLIVYDEVHLLPAPVFKFTADLQARRRLGLTATLVREDGRESDVFSLIGPKRFDAPWKEIEAQGYIAPADCVEVRVNLTDSERLAYATAETEEKYRYCATTDSKRRVTEALVRRHEGDQTLVIGQYIDQLDELGEHIGAPVIKGDTSNAQREKLFEAFRQGELSVLVVSKVANFSVDLPEATVAIQVSGTFGSRQEEAQRLGRVLRPKADGHEARFYSVVARDTVDQDFAAHRQRFLAEQGYAYRIVDATELLAGDDV; encoded by the coding sequence GTGTCCTGCTTGATCGTGCAGAGCGACAAGACCCTGCTGCTCGAGGTCGACCACGAGCAGGCCGACGCGTGCCGCCGCGCCATCGCGCCGTTCGCCGAACTGGAGCGGGCGCCCGAGCACATCCACACGTACCGCGTGACCCCGCTCGGCCTGTGGAACGCCCGCGCCGCCGGGCACGACGCCGAGCAGGTCGTGGACGCGCTCGTGGAGTTCTCCCGCTACCCCGTGCCGCACGCGCTGCTCGTCGACGTCGCCGAGACCATGGCCCGGTACGGTCGGCTGACGCTGTCCAAGCACCCCGTCCACGGGCTCGTGCTGGAGTCCAGCGACCGTCCGGTACTGGAGGAAGTGCTGCGGTCGAAGAAGATCCAGCCGCTGGTCGGCCCCCGTATCGACCCCGACTCGGTCGCCGTGCACCCCTCCGAACGCGGCCAGATCAAGCAGGCACTGCTCAAGCTGGGCTGGCCCGCCGAGGACCTGGCGGGATACGTCGACGGCGAGGCGCACCGCATCGCCCTCGACGAGGACGGCTGGGCGCTGCGCCCGTACCAGACACAGGCCGTCGAGGGCTTCTGGCACGGCGGCTCCGGCGTCGTCGTACTGCCCTGCGGCGCGGGCAAGACGCTCGTCGGCGCGGGCGCGATGGCCCGCGCGCAGGCCACCACGCTGATCCTGGTGACGAACACCGTCGCGGCCCGGCAGTGGAAACACGAACTCGTACGGCGCACCTCGCTGACGGAGGACGAGATCGGCGAGTACAGCGGTACGCGCAAGGAGATCCGCCCCGTCACCATCGCCACGTACCAGGTGCTCACGACCAGGCGGAAGGGCGTCTACCCGCACCTGGAACTGTTCGACTCCCGCGACTGGGGCCTCATCGTCTACGACGAGGTGCACCTGCTGCCGGCACCCGTCTTCAAGTTCACGGCCGATCTGCAGGCCCGGCGGCGGCTCGGGCTCACGGCGACGCTCGTACGGGAGGACGGCCGCGAGTCGGACGTCTTCTCCCTGATCGGCCCCAAGCGCTTCGACGCGCCGTGGAAGGAGATCGAGGCGCAGGGCTACATCGCGCCGGCCGACTGCGTAGAGGTACGGGTGAACCTGACGGACTCCGAACGGCTCGCCTACGCCACGGCCGAGACCGAGGAGAAGTACCGCTACTGCGCCACGACCGACTCCAAGCGGCGCGTCACCGAAGCGCTCGTACGGCGGCACGAGGGCGACCAGACGCTGGTCATCGGGCAGTACATCGACCAGCTCGACGAGCTCGGCGAACACATCGGCGCGCCCGTCATCAAGGGCGACACCAGCAACGCGCAGCGCGAGAAGCTCTTCGAGGCGTTCCGGCAGGGGGAGTTGAGCGTGCTGGTCGTGTCAAAGGTCGCGAACTTCTCCGTCGACCTCCCCGAGGCGACCGTCGCCATCCAGGTATCCGGCACCTTCGGCTCCCGGCAGGAGGAGGCACAGCGCCTCGGCCGCGTGCTGCGGCCGAAGGCCGACGGGCACGAGGCGCGCTTCTACTCGGTGGTCGCCCGCGACACGGTCGACCAGGACTTCGCGGCACACCGCCAGCGGTTCCTGGCGGAGCAGGGGTACGCGTACCGGATCGTCGACGCGACGGAGCTGCTGGCGGGCGACGACGTGTGA
- a CDS encoding glycosyltransferase 87 family protein, with protein sequence MATVSLTAFGTLCLVGGPLPMDDILVYRAEGEAVLNGTDLYGFTVTGWDLPATYPPFAALLFVPAAVLPLGAVKILSVLANLALLALLVRQSARLAGRSRPYGVPVLLAATGAALWLEPVFQTVVFGQVNLALACLVLWDLNRPDGARGKGFAIGLAAGIKLTPAIFAVYLLLTGRARAALTALGGFAATVVVGACALPGLRENSVEFWTRRLFETTRVGKPWIVDNQSLQGLAARLLHTPDPGLLWLLPAAVAAGAGLWLARRAYVRHGLESWGVLATAFTALLVSPVSWSHHWVWCVPLLAVLLTGRAPYWVTGAVALVFTARTLWLLPKAGDLDLRFAWWQQPLASPYGVLGLVLAAALAWQLRPRPPSSTAVRRADSSPPGATS encoded by the coding sequence ATGGCGACGGTGTCGCTGACCGCGTTCGGCACGCTGTGCCTCGTCGGCGGGCCCCTCCCGATGGACGACATCCTCGTCTACCGCGCGGAGGGCGAGGCCGTCCTGAACGGCACCGACCTGTACGGCTTCACCGTCACCGGCTGGGACCTGCCCGCCACGTATCCGCCGTTCGCGGCGCTCCTCTTCGTACCGGCCGCGGTGCTGCCGCTGGGCGCCGTCAAGATCCTCTCCGTACTCGCGAACCTCGCGCTGCTCGCGCTGCTCGTCCGGCAGTCCGCCCGTCTCGCGGGCCGCAGCCGCCCGTACGGCGTGCCCGTACTGCTCGCCGCGACCGGCGCCGCGCTCTGGCTGGAACCCGTCTTCCAGACCGTCGTTTTCGGGCAGGTCAACCTCGCGCTGGCCTGCCTCGTCCTCTGGGACCTGAACCGTCCGGACGGCGCCCGCGGCAAGGGTTTCGCGATCGGCCTCGCCGCCGGGATCAAGCTCACGCCTGCGATCTTCGCCGTCTACCTGCTGCTCACCGGTCGCGCGCGGGCTGCCCTCACGGCACTCGGCGGCTTCGCCGCCACGGTGGTGGTCGGCGCGTGCGCCCTGCCCGGGCTCCGGGAGAACAGCGTCGAGTTCTGGACGCGGCGCCTCTTCGAGACGACGCGTGTCGGCAAGCCGTGGATCGTCGACAACCAGTCCCTCCAGGGACTCGCCGCGCGCCTCCTCCACACCCCCGACCCGGGCCTGCTCTGGCTGCTGCCCGCCGCCGTGGCCGCGGGGGCGGGGCTGTGGCTGGCCCGGCGCGCGTACGTACGGCACGGGCTGGAGTCGTGGGGCGTGCTGGCGACGGCGTTCACGGCGCTGCTGGTCTCGCCGGTGAGCTGGTCGCACCACTGGGTGTGGTGCGTACCGCTGCTGGCCGTCCTGCTGACGGGGCGCGCGCCGTACTGGGTGACGGGGGCGGTCGCCTTGGTCTTCACCGCCCGTACGCTGTGGCTCCTGCCGAAGGCGGGCGACCTCGACCTGCGGTTCGCGTGGTGGCAACAGCCGTTGGCTTCGCCGTACGGGGTGCTGGGGCTGGTGCTCGCGGCGGCGCTGGCGTGGCAGCTTCGGCCGCGGCCACCGTCCTCGACTGCGGTGCGGCGAGCCGATTCCAGCCCGCCCGGCGCCACTTCCTAG
- a CDS encoding HelD family protein — MPAHAPLQNPHTPHNPLDDERAHLTASRAALRAMRADAEALDIGDVTANWVNAEVLQSEIDLRIKSLADLAHAPLFFGRLDFLDPYGAAPPPSADGPKNGDGNRHGHGHAHKDGDGHGTEGHTFYIGRRHVHDPDGDPMVIDWRAPVSQPFYRASKKDPQGVALRRRFGYTGGELTAYEDEHLTDPAEAEKSSTLLQREIERPRVGPMRDIVATIQPEQDTIVRASIDGTVCVQGAPGTGKTAVGLHRVAYLLYTHRDRLARTGTLVVGPNRSFLHYIEQVLPALGELDVKQSTVEDLVAHPQLTVRAHDSAEAAGIKGDARMARVLRRAVRSGVTVPAEPCVVVRGSRRWRVPAYELEEIVRELLDRDMRYGAARDALPQRIAHHVLVRMEQAGEAPDDRVQDAVARNPAVKAVVKTVWPLVDPAKLVLRLLSDADFLAEQADGILTPEEQRAVLWAKPARGVKTAPWSAADAVLVDEASDLISRTPSLGHVVLDEAQDLSPMQYRAVGRRCTTGSATVLGDIAQGTTPWATAGWAEALGHLGKPDSVVEELTQGFRVPRDVIAFASRLLPAIAPELTEATSVRESPGDFSVLRFAPESLTDAVVAACREALEREGSIGLIAADSRMADLSAALRAAGLATLGPGEETTEDSRLTLVPATLAKGLEYDHVVLDEPAAIVGGEPDERTGLRRLYVSLTRAVSGLTVLHAAPLPPELADRSPSLGS; from the coding sequence GTGCCCGCGCACGCCCCCCTGCAGAATCCGCACACCCCGCACAACCCCCTCGACGACGAGCGCGCTCACCTCACCGCCTCCCGCGCCGCGCTCCGCGCGATGCGCGCCGATGCCGAGGCGCTCGACATCGGGGATGTCACCGCGAACTGGGTGAACGCCGAAGTCCTGCAGTCCGAGATCGACTTGCGCATCAAGTCGCTCGCCGACCTCGCCCACGCCCCGCTGTTCTTCGGCCGTCTCGACTTCCTCGATCCGTACGGAGCCGCCCCGCCCCCCTCAGCGGACGGTCCGAAAAACGGGGACGGGAACCGGCACGGGCACGGGCACGCACACAAAGACGGGGACGGGCACGGCACCGAGGGGCACACCTTCTACATCGGCCGCCGCCACGTCCACGACCCCGACGGCGACCCCATGGTCATCGACTGGCGCGCACCCGTCTCCCAGCCCTTCTACCGCGCCTCCAAGAAGGATCCGCAGGGTGTCGCGCTGCGGCGGCGCTTCGGGTATACGGGCGGCGAGCTGACCGCGTACGAGGACGAGCACCTCACCGACCCCGCCGAGGCGGAGAAGTCGAGCACGCTCCTCCAGCGCGAGATCGAGCGCCCCCGCGTCGGCCCCATGCGGGACATCGTCGCCACGATCCAGCCCGAGCAGGACACGATCGTCCGCGCGAGCATCGACGGCACGGTCTGCGTGCAGGGCGCGCCCGGTACCGGCAAGACCGCCGTCGGTCTGCACCGCGTCGCGTACCTCCTCTACACGCACCGCGACCGGCTCGCCCGCACCGGCACCCTCGTCGTCGGCCCGAACCGGTCCTTCCTGCACTACATCGAGCAGGTGCTGCCCGCGCTCGGTGAGCTGGACGTGAAGCAGTCGACGGTCGAGGACCTGGTGGCGCACCCCCAACTCACCGTCCGTGCCCACGACTCCGCCGAGGCGGCGGGCATCAAGGGCGACGCCCGGATGGCGCGGGTGCTGCGCCGGGCGGTGCGTTCGGGGGTCACGGTGCCGGCGGAGCCGTGTGTCGTCGTACGGGGTTCGCGGCGCTGGCGCGTCCCGGCGTACGAGCTGGAGGAGATCGTACGGGAGCTGCTGGACCGCGACATGCGGTACGGCGCCGCCCGCGATGCGCTGCCGCAGCGCATCGCGCACCACGTCCTCGTACGCATGGAGCAGGCCGGCGAGGCGCCCGACGACCGGGTGCAGGACGCCGTCGCGCGGAACCCCGCCGTGAAGGCGGTGGTGAAGACCGTGTGGCCGCTGGTCGACCCGGCGAAGCTGGTGCTGCGGCTGCTGTCGGACGCGGACTTCCTCGCGGAGCAGGCCGACGGCATCCTGACGCCTGAGGAGCAGCGGGCCGTGCTGTGGGCGAAGCCCGCGCGGGGCGTGAAGACGGCGCCGTGGTCGGCGGCGGACGCCGTGCTGGTCGACGAGGCGTCGGATCTGATCAGCCGTACGCCCTCGCTCGGTCATGTCGTCCTGGACGAGGCGCAGGACCTGTCGCCTATGCAGTACCGCGCGGTGGGGCGGCGCTGTACGACGGGCTCGGCGACCGTGCTGGGCGACATCGCGCAGGGCACCACGCCCTGGGCGACGGCCGGTTGGGCGGAGGCACTGGGGCACCTCGGCAAGCCGGACTCGGTGGTGGAGGAGCTGACGCAGGGCTTCCGGGTGCCGCGCGACGTGATCGCGTTCGCCTCCCGGCTGCTGCCCGCCATCGCACCGGAGCTGACCGAGGCGACCTCGGTCCGCGAGTCGCCCGGTGACTTCTCGGTGCTCCGCTTCGCGCCCGAGTCCCTGACCGACGCGGTGGTCGCGGCCTGCCGGGAGGCGCTCGAACGGGAGGGCTCCATCGGCCTGATCGCGGCGGACTCGCGGATGGCGGACCTGTCCGCGGCGCTGCGCGCGGCGGGGCTCGCGACCCTCGGCCCGGGCGAGGAGACGACGGAGGACTCCCGGCTCACCCTCGTCCCCGCCACCCTGGCCAAGGGTCTGGAGTACGACCACGTCGTGCTCGACGAGCCCGCCGCGATCGTGGGCGGCGAGCCCGACGAACGTACCGGGCTGCGCCGCCTCTACGTCTCGCTGACCCGCGCCGTATCCGGGCTGACGGTGCTGCACGCGGCACCGCTGCCCCCGGAACTGGCGGACCGTTCGCCCTCATTGGGGAGCTGA
- a CDS encoding DUF4097 family beta strand repeat-containing protein, whose protein sequence is MTTNDATTDAANGTSCPTAYGASYGTAYGTSYGTAPARRRTRRAARLALPCVALAVVTTAAGCGLMEDTKTGERAYSVSQRTSAVSVDTDGGDIDIVAGDPESDTVRVQERYEYSHSKPETQHSVRDGRLLLSADDCGGKNGGTCDVSYEIRVPPKTAVKVDTGGGTVTVRGTSGRVDALSEGGDIRIEESAARRVSAHTEGGEISTRFTGAPDSVDVTSAGGSIDVRLPGGPYAVDATTKGGERKVSVPSDGDAGQVVKAHTEGGDVTVRSSSGSGA, encoded by the coding sequence ATGACCACGAACGACGCGACGACTGACGCGGCGAACGGCACCTCGTGCCCGACCGCATACGGCGCCTCGTACGGCACGGCGTACGGCACCTCGTACGGCACCGCGCCCGCGCGCCGCCGTACCCGCCGCGCCGCCCGACTCGCCCTCCCCTGCGTCGCGTTGGCCGTCGTGACGACGGCGGCGGGCTGCGGCCTCATGGAGGACACCAAGACCGGCGAGCGCGCGTACTCCGTGTCGCAGCGGACCTCGGCGGTGTCCGTCGACACGGACGGCGGCGACATCGACATCGTGGCCGGCGACCCGGAAAGCGACACCGTCCGCGTGCAGGAGCGCTACGAGTACAGCCACAGCAAGCCCGAGACGCAGCACTCCGTACGGGACGGCCGGCTGCTGCTCAGCGCGGATGACTGCGGCGGCAAGAACGGCGGCACGTGCGACGTCAGCTACGAGATACGGGTGCCGCCGAAGACCGCCGTCAAGGTGGACACCGGAGGCGGAACCGTCACCGTACGGGGCACCTCGGGCCGGGTCGACGCCCTCTCGGAGGGCGGCGACATCCGTATCGAGGAGTCCGCCGCCCGCCGCGTCTCGGCGCACACGGAGGGCGGCGAGATCTCCACCCGGTTCACGGGCGCGCCCGACAGCGTGGACGTGACCAGTGCGGGCGGCAGCATCGACGTACGCCTGCCGGGCGGCCCGTACGCGGTCGACGCCACCACGAAGGGCGGCGAACGGAAGGTCTCCGTGCCGTCCGACGGCGACGCCGGACAGGTCGTCAAGGCGCATACGGAGGGCGGCGACGTCACCGTACGGTCGTCGTCGGGCAGCGGAGCTTGA
- the amaB gene encoding L-piperidine-6-carboxylate dehydrogenase: protein MTSSTLPTTDELRARARAALERVGAGSAVPDGARTGTAHVLHARTPVTGEDLFPVPAATESDAAEAVAAARTAFLTWRSTPPPRRGELVRRLGELLREHQEDVADLVTIEAGKIRTEALGEVQEMIDICDFAVGLSRQLYGRTIASERPGHRLAETWHPLGVVGVVSAFNFPVAVWSWNTAVALACGDTVVWKPSELTPLVSLACDRLLARAAEDVGAPRDVHRLLLGDRTVGAALVDDPRVALVSATGSTRMGREVGQRVAARLGRSLLELGGNNAAVVAPSADLDLAVQGIVFAAAGTAGQRCTTLRRLIVHRDIAETLTGRLTAAYRKLPVGDPFDAATLVGPLISTAALDRMRDALERVRAEGGELLVGGGRRLAEAAPGAAYVEPAIVRVGEQAGVVREETFAPLLYVLTYDSLEEAVALHNDVPQGLSSSIFTRDQREAEVFLSAEGSDCGIANVNIGTSGAEIGGAFGGEKETGGGRESGSDAWRAYMRRATNTVNYSSELSLAQNVSFL, encoded by the coding sequence ATGACCAGCAGCACGCTGCCCACCACCGACGAGCTGCGCGCCCGCGCCCGCGCCGCCCTGGAACGGGTCGGCGCCGGCTCCGCCGTCCCGGACGGCGCCCGTACAGGTACCGCCCACGTCCTCCACGCCCGCACGCCCGTCACCGGCGAGGACCTGTTCCCCGTGCCGGCCGCCACCGAGTCGGACGCCGCCGAGGCCGTCGCCGCCGCCCGTACGGCGTTCCTCACCTGGCGTTCGACGCCGCCGCCGCGCCGCGGCGAACTCGTACGCCGTCTGGGCGAGTTGCTGCGCGAGCACCAGGAGGACGTGGCGGACCTCGTGACGATCGAGGCGGGCAAGATCCGTACGGAGGCGCTCGGCGAGGTCCAGGAGATGATCGACATCTGCGACTTCGCGGTGGGCCTGTCGCGGCAGCTCTACGGCCGTACGATCGCCTCCGAGCGCCCCGGCCACCGGCTGGCCGAGACCTGGCATCCGCTGGGCGTGGTCGGCGTCGTGTCCGCGTTCAACTTCCCGGTGGCCGTGTGGTCGTGGAACACCGCCGTCGCGCTGGCCTGCGGCGACACCGTCGTCTGGAAGCCGTCCGAGCTGACCCCGCTGGTGTCGCTGGCCTGCGACCGGCTGCTGGCGCGCGCCGCCGAGGACGTGGGCGCGCCACGCGACGTACACCGGCTGCTGCTCGGTGACCGTACGGTCGGCGCGGCGCTCGTGGACGATCCGCGGGTGGCGCTGGTCAGCGCCACCGGATCGACCCGCATGGGCCGCGAGGTGGGGCAGCGCGTCGCCGCGCGGCTCGGCCGCAGCCTGCTGGAGCTGGGCGGCAACAACGCCGCCGTCGTCGCGCCGTCCGCGGACCTCGATCTCGCCGTCCAGGGCATCGTGTTCGCGGCGGCGGGCACGGCGGGGCAACGGTGCACCACCCTGCGGCGCCTCATCGTGCACCGGGACATCGCCGAAACGCTCACCGGACGGCTGACAGCCGCGTACCGGAAGCTGCCCGTCGGCGACCCCTTCGACGCGGCGACCCTCGTCGGGCCGCTCATCTCCACCGCCGCCCTCGACCGGATGCGGGACGCGCTCGAACGGGTGCGGGCCGAGGGCGGCGAACTCCTCGTGGGCGGCGGCCGCCGGCTGGCCGAGGCGGCGCCGGGAGCGGCGTACGTGGAGCCCGCCATCGTTCGCGTCGGCGAACAGGCCGGTGTCGTACGGGAGGAGACGTTCGCGCCGCTCCTCTACGTGCTCACGTACGACTCGCTGGAGGAGGCCGTCGCGCTCCACAACGACGTCCCGCAGGGCCTGTCGTCCAGCATCTTCACGCGGGACCAGCGGGAGGCGGAAGTGTTCCTGTCCGCGGAGGGCTCGGACTGCGGCATCGCCAACGTCAACATCGGCACGTCGGGCGCCGAGATCGGCGGCGCCTTCGGCGGCGAGAAGGAGACCGGAGGCGGCCGCGAGTCCGGGTCCGACGCGTGGCGCGCGTACATGCGGCGGGCGACCAACACCGTCAACTACTCCAGCGAGCTGTCCCTGGCCCAGAACGTCAGCTTCCTGTAG
- the hglS gene encoding 2-oxoadipate dioxygenase/decarboxylase: protein MISQWQLRAAFAARLSEMYGREVPAYTTLVDVSREVNEDVLRARGADAERLGSIGRVTAERHGAIRVGTPSEVRQVARVFGALGMHPVGFYDLRDAASSAVPVVSTAFRPVDGEELARNPFRVFTSVLTPADPRFFDAGLRARLEAFLAGRELFPPELLALSDRAGAERELPEADAERFVQLAVHAFELSAEPVDQAWYETLERVSAVAADIGGVRSTHVNHLTPRVLDIDALYRRMTERGIEMIDTIQGPPGWHGPDVLLRQTSFRALAEPRAMRTPDGSVVSGTLRVRFGEVEARGIALTREGRARYDALLARVDEQIAHRTEADRTELARALWAELLPDSERELAAQSLAFFTYRPVPGRPRDGTAPPGTVGGLLEQGWVRAEPIVYEDFLPRSAAGIFQSNLSGDGARREGDGDGRTGEGTSARAAHEEYDAAWLAGALDREVLDPYALYEQQQSRSLARTARELGLARTPSRTPSRTPRTPRTPPRAPSA, encoded by the coding sequence ATGATCAGCCAGTGGCAGCTGCGCGCCGCCTTCGCCGCGCGGCTGTCGGAGATGTACGGGCGTGAGGTCCCCGCGTACACCACGCTCGTCGACGTCTCGCGCGAGGTGAACGAGGACGTCCTGCGCGCCCGCGGCGCCGACGCCGAACGCCTCGGCTCCATCGGCCGCGTAACCGCCGAGCGGCACGGCGCGATCCGCGTCGGCACCCCCTCCGAAGTCCGCCAGGTCGCCCGCGTCTTCGGCGCCCTCGGCATGCACCCCGTCGGCTTCTACGACCTGCGCGACGCCGCGTCCAGCGCGGTCCCCGTCGTCTCGACGGCGTTCCGTCCGGTCGACGGCGAGGAGCTGGCCCGCAACCCGTTCCGCGTCTTCACCTCCGTGCTGACGCCCGCCGACCCCCGGTTCTTCGACGCGGGGCTGCGTGCCCGCCTGGAGGCGTTCCTCGCGGGCCGCGAGCTGTTCCCGCCCGAGCTGCTCGCGCTGTCCGACCGCGCGGGCGCCGAACGGGAGCTGCCCGAGGCCGACGCGGAACGGTTCGTGCAACTGGCCGTGCACGCCTTCGAGTTGTCCGCCGAGCCCGTGGACCAGGCGTGGTACGAGACCCTGGAACGGGTCTCCGCCGTCGCCGCCGACATCGGCGGGGTGCGCAGCACGCACGTCAACCACCTCACGCCCCGCGTCCTCGACATCGACGCGCTCTACCGCCGCATGACCGAGCGCGGCATCGAGATGATCGACACCATTCAGGGGCCGCCTGGCTGGCACGGCCCCGACGTACTCCTGCGCCAGACCTCCTTCCGCGCCCTCGCCGAGCCCCGCGCCATGCGTACGCCCGACGGCAGCGTGGTCAGCGGCACCCTGCGGGTGCGCTTCGGGGAGGTGGAGGCGCGCGGGATCGCGCTCACACGGGAGGGCCGCGCCCGTTACGACGCCCTGCTCGCACGTGTCGACGAGCAGATCGCACACCGTACGGAGGCCGATCGTACGGAGCTCGCCCGCGCCCTGTGGGCGGAGCTTCTTCCCGACAGCGAACGCGAACTCGCCGCCCAGAGCCTGGCCTTCTTCACGTACCGCCCTGTGCCCGGGCGGCCCCGCGACGGTACGGCGCCGCCCGGCACCGTAGGGGGACTGCTGGAGCAGGGCTGGGTGCGTGCCGAGCCCATCGTGTACGAGGACTTCCTGCCGCGCTCCGCCGCCGGGATCTTCCAGTCGAACCTGAGCGGCGACGGCGCCCGCAGGGAAGGCGACGGTGACGGCCGTACGGGCGAAGGCACCTCCGCGCGCGCGGCGCACGAAGAGTACGACGCCGCCTGGCTCGCCGGCGCCCTCGACCGCGAGGTGCTCGACCCGTACGCGCTCTACGAACAGCAGCAGAGCCGCTCCCTCGCCCGGACCGCACGCGAGCTGGGGCTCGCCCGCACACCGTCCCGCACGCCGTCCCGTACACCGCGTACGCCGCGCACACCGCCCCGAGCACCGTCCGCGTGA
- a CDS encoding NAD(P)/FAD-dependent oxidoreductase, giving the protein MSASPAASPDDRAADDRAADDRAADDRAADDRVSDDRAALPSDAEVVIVGGGVMGTSAAFHLAEAGVADVVVVEKGELGCGSSGKPIGGVRAQFSDPLNIELGSRSLRAWRDFPRRPGADIRLDSVGYLFLLDTDRQAADFENAVRVQRAHGLPSRMIGPHEARRLCPYVATDGLTAAAYSPEDGHARPALAVRGYARAAAEAGVVFATRTAVTGIEVAGGRVAAVRTDRARVACRTVVCAAGAWSAQVGDMAGVVLPVRPVRRQLAFTAPLVPPVPRIPFTIDFASSAYFHNSDDGLLVGLADPDEAEGFDTTWTPGWLELFRAAVRRRAPAVAGMAMTGGGWAGLYEVTPDHNALIGRAGSPDGFVYATGFSGHGFLQAPAVGELVRDLCLGRTPFLDVTPLSADRFAAGAGGTRREAHVV; this is encoded by the coding sequence ATGTCCGCGTCGCCCGCAGCCTCCCCCGACGACCGTGCCGCCGACGACCGTGCCGCCGACGACCGTGCCGCCGACGACCGTGCCGCCGACGACCGTGTCTCCGACGACCGCGCCGCCCTCCCCTCCGACGCCGAAGTGGTGATCGTCGGCGGTGGCGTGATGGGGACCAGCGCCGCGTTCCATCTGGCCGAGGCCGGGGTGGCGGACGTCGTGGTGGTGGAGAAGGGGGAGCTGGGGTGCGGCAGTTCGGGGAAGCCGATCGGCGGGGTGCGGGCGCAGTTCTCCGATCCGCTCAACATCGAGCTGGGCAGCAGGAGTCTGCGTGCCTGGCGGGACTTCCCGCGCAGGCCCGGCGCCGACATCCGGCTCGACTCCGTCGGGTACCTCTTCCTCCTCGACACCGACCGGCAGGCCGCCGACTTCGAGAACGCCGTACGCGTGCAGCGCGCCCACGGCCTCCCCAGCCGCATGATCGGCCCGCACGAGGCGCGCCGGCTGTGCCCGTACGTCGCCACCGACGGCCTGACCGCCGCCGCCTACTCGCCCGAGGACGGCCACGCCCGCCCCGCCCTGGCCGTACGGGGTTACGCGCGTGCCGCCGCCGAGGCCGGCGTCGTGTTCGCCACGCGTACGGCCGTCACCGGGATCGAGGTGGCCGGCGGCCGGGTCGCCGCCGTACGCACCGACCGCGCGCGCGTGGCATGCCGTACGGTCGTCTGCGCCGCCGGGGCGTGGTCCGCGCAGGTCGGGGACATGGCCGGGGTGGTCCTGCCAGTACGCCCCGTGCGCCGCCAACTCGCCTTCACCGCACCGCTGGTGCCGCCCGTGCCGCGTATCCCGTTCACCATCGACTTCGCCTCCTCGGCGTACTTCCACAACAGCGACGACGGCCTGCTCGTCGGGCTCGCCGACCCCGACGAGGCGGAGGGCTTCGACACCACGTGGACGCCCGGGTGGCTGGAGCTGTTCCGCGCCGCCGTACGGCGCAGGGCGCCCGCGGTGGCCGGGATGGCGATGACGGGCGGCGGCTGGGCGGGGCTGTACGAAGTGACCCCGGACCACAACGCGCTGATCGGGCGCGCCGGTTCGCCGGACGGCTTCGTCTACGCGACTGGCTTCTCCGGGCACGGCTTTCTGCAGGCCCCGGCGGTCGGGGAGCTGGTCCGCGACCTGTGTCTGGGGCGTACGCCGTTCCTCGACGTCACGCCGCTCAGCGCCGACCGGTTCGCGGCCGGGGCGGGCGGGACACGGCGGGAGGCGCACGTGGTGTGA